The nucleotide window ACGTGGCATTAAAAGATCGAGCCCGGCGTCACCGGTCCTCGGAATTCGAAGGAAACGCCCGACGGTACTCATCCTTCAGGTGATCCGGATCGGCGCTCCCCAGGAGCCCCCAAGGCAGCGCCTCGTCCAGCGGGATCGTCCGGTACACCCGGGTGTCGGTATCCATGCCGCATGATCTGGCGGCCTTCTTCAGATTCGCACCGGCGGCCATCTCAGCCAGCAGAGGCGCGCAGCGGCGGTCACCCCGCGACAGGAGCGCCTGGAGATAGCAGCCCTTGAGACTCTCGACCTTGAGATGGACGTTGGCAACTCCGCGCAGGCGCGATTCCAGCAGCTTGACCTTGCGATCCAGCGAGGGGAGCGGCTCCATGCCGCACCACTGCAAGGGGGTGAAGGGCTTGGGGATGAAAGGGTTGACCGACAGGGTGATGTCGCCCAGCCTCCGGTTGATGCGGGCCCGCTCTACAACGCGTTCACGGATGGCCAGGGTCAGCCGGATCAGTTCCTCCAGATCCTGTTCGGTTTCGGTAGGCAACCCGATAATGAAATACAGCTTCAGGTTGAGGATGTCGCGGCTGATCAGCATTTCGCAGGCATCCAGAATCTGCTGCTCGGTCAGATTCTTGCGGATCAGGTCGCGCAGGCGCTGGGAACCACCTTCCGGCGCCAGGGAGATTGTCTTGTGACCGCTGGCCGTCAGCGCATCGATCATGTCCGGATCGAGCCGGTCGATGCGCAGCGAGGAGACCGAAACCTTGCCCCCCCTGTCGACGATAAGCCGGCACAGCTTGCCGATATCCCGGTGATCCGACACCGCCGCCCCGACCAGGCCGATCTTGCCGCGATAAGTCAGGCCGTCTTCCACCGCCGCTGCCAGATGATCGAAAGGCTGCTGCCGGAAAGGGCCGTAGACGAATCCCGAGGTGCAGAAACGGCAGCCGCGCGGGCATCCCCGGCTGACTTCGATCAGGAACATGCCGCCGAACTCGGTATTATCGGTCAGGATCACCGAGCGCGCCGGTGGATGCTGTTCCGGCACCGCGCACACGCGCCTGACCTGAGCCGGTATCCCCGCGTCGGTATCGTAACCGGTCAGACGATCGGCCTCGTACCGGGGATGATGAAAGCGGGGAACATAGAATCCCGGCAGGAGCGCCAGCCTCTCAAGCAATGCCTGACGGTCTCCCGAAGCCCGTGTCATCAGCTCGGCTGTCAGCTCGGGCACCAGCACCTCACCTTCGCCGATGCAGATCACATCCAGAAAATCGGCCACCGGTTCGGGATTGATAAAAAATGCCGCCCCTCCGGCAATGACCAGAGGATGTGACGCGCTCCGCTCGTGGGACCAAATCGGAATGCGGGCTGCAGAAAGCATCAGGGGAATGTTGACGTAATCGGGTTCGAATGAGGTCGAAAAGGCGATCACATCGAAGTCCGAGAGGGGGCGTTGGGTCTCCAGCGAAAGCAGCGGCTGGCCCCGGCGGCTGTTCTCTTCGAGTTCGCTGCGCTCCGGCAGAAAGGCGCGTTCACAGAGGATGCCAGGGGAGGATGCCAGCAGGGAATAGACTGTCTGGAAACCGAGGCTGCTCATGCCGGTCTGGTAGCGGCCCGGCGAAACCAGGCATACGCTCAGTTGTCCCCCCCGTTCCCGGCCATGGCGGCAGAGATTGAGTTCCCCCGCCAGGAGGACTTTAAGCTTTTGTTTGCGGTCAAAACTCATCTGAAGGTGCCGGGAACCGCTTCCGTGGCGTGAAAATCTGCAGCGGTGTGCGGGGATTGGAGTGCATACGGGTCCTCAACATGACATCGTATCGGCAACACTCTAGCAGCAGACATCGATTTTTCAAAGCGGATCATAGTGATCCAATAAAAAAAGCGCCGCATGGGGGCGGCGCTTCGGGCACGGTTGTCAGGTGGGGATCAGGCTTTCTGCAGTGTGACGCTGGCAGTTCGGCCGGCGGAGATGAGCTGGTTCAGGCCGGGCTCACGGAAGTGAGCGGGGGCAAACAGCAGACCCGGTTGCACGTCGGAGGAAATACGCGCCTTGAGGGTGCAGCTGCCCAGGGCCGAGACGAGCGTGACGGTGTCGCCGCAGGCAATGCCGGCCTTGGCTGCGTCGGCGGAGCAGATTTCGACGTAGGCTTCCGGGGCAACGGTGAGGTTGTTTTCTGACCGGGTCGTCAGAGTACCGTTGTGGTACAGAACCGGACCGAGCGAAAGGGTGAAGCCCTTGGACTCGGCCAGTGCTGCAGGGGTGAGCGACCGTAGGGCGGCCTTCTTCTCCCCGAATTCGACCCGGCTCTTGGTGCGGCCGATCCGGCAGGCGCCGTGATCACAGGTACCGCTGTACAGGCCGGTGAGGGCGTCGATCTCGTTCAGGACCGATTCGGCATCCGGCGCGGTAATGGTGGTCACCGGCGCAACCAAACGATGCAGCTTGGTGAGAATATCGGCATCGGTGCGGGCCGGGCCGGAGGGAGCCAAGGCACGCAAGAAGCACTGCACGCGATTATCGACGGTGGTGAAGGAGCCGCTCTTTTCCGCCGCAGTGGCGGCAGGCAGCACAACATGCGCCAGGCGGACGGTCTCGGTCGGGAACAGGTCCTGGACGATGAGCAGATCCAGTTTCTGCAGCGCTTTCAGGACACGGTTCCGGTCCGGCATGACCTGCAGCGGATCGCTGCCCATAACGTACAATGCCTTGATTTCGCCCCGTTCAATGCCCTCGAAGATCTGGAAGAGATCCTTGCCGGGGGTGACAGGTATGCTGCAGTTCCAGGCGGCGCCGAATTTCGCGGCCGCATTGGCGTAAGTAAGGTAGCCGGGCAGGAATTCCGGGCAGATCCCCATGTCGAGCATGCCCTGGGTATTGTTCTTTTCGTCAAGCGGGAAGATGCCCGCACCGGCAGTGCCTACCGCGCCGGTCAGCACGGCCAGATCGATCACGGCCTGGACGGCAGTGCCGCTGTCGGCGGAGCGCATGACCTCGGCTCCGTAGATGACGGCGGCGCGGCCCCCCTTGACTGCATAACGGGCTGCCTCGCGCAGGGCCGCCTCATCGATGCCGGTAGCCGATTCGATCTGGGCGAAGGTGAGGGCATCGAGCGATGCTTTCAGGCTGTCCAGTCCGGACGCTTCCTGGGCCACAAAGGTGGTGTTCTCCAGTCCTTCTGCCAGGATCGCCTTGCACAGACCTGCTGCAAACCAGGCTTCGCTGCCGGGATGGTACTGGAGGAAAGCGTTGGCGAATTTGTTCATGGACGTGGCGCGGCTGTTGGCCAGGACCAGGGCGGCATCGTTCTTTGTGGCAGCCTGGATTACCCGATAGGCGAAACCGGGGGATTCCCCCTTCAGGTCGGCGCCGATCACGATCACAGCCGTGGCCTGCTCGATGGCGTCCATTGCCTTGGTTCCGCCGCTGTAGCCCAGCATTTCCCACTGGATCACCTGCGCCGGGAAATATCCCAGACGGGCCTCGGAATCGATGTTGTTGGTGCCGACTGCTCCCCGCAGGAACTTCTGGAACAGATAGTTCTCCTCGTTGGTCGCGCGGGGAGAGCCGATGCCGGCCACCGCCGATCCGCCGCTGGCGGCGACGATCTCTTTCAGCTTGGCGGCTGCCGTGCCCAGTGCCTGGTCCCAGGAAGCGGTCTGCTGGTTG belongs to Geobacter sp. SVR and includes:
- a CDS encoding radical SAM protein, coding for MSFDRKQKLKVLLAGELNLCRHGRERGGQLSVCLVSPGRYQTGMSSLGFQTVYSLLASSPGILCERAFLPERSELEENSRRGQPLLSLETQRPLSDFDVIAFSTSFEPDYVNIPLMLSAARIPIWSHERSASHPLVIAGGAAFFINPEPVADFLDVICIGEGEVLVPELTAELMTRASGDRQALLERLALLPGFYVPRFHHPRYEADRLTGYDTDAGIPAQVRRVCAVPEQHPPARSVILTDNTEFGGMFLIEVSRGCPRGCRFCTSGFVYGPFRQQPFDHLAAAVEDGLTYRGKIGLVGAAVSDHRDIGKLCRLIVDRGGKVSVSSLRIDRLDPDMIDALTASGHKTISLAPEGGSQRLRDLIRKNLTEQQILDACEMLISRDILNLKLYFIIGLPTETEQDLEELIRLTLAIRERVVERARINRRLGDITLSVNPFIPKPFTPLQWCGMEPLPSLDRKVKLLESRLRGVANVHLKVESLKGCYLQALLSRGDRRCAPLLAEMAAGANLKKAARSCGMDTDTRVYRTIPLDEALPWGLLGSADPDHLKDEYRRAFPSNSEDR
- a CDS encoding molybdopterin-dependent oxidoreductase, with the protein product MAHAPTETKATATLTIDGKQVTVPAGTTILEAASSLGIEIHTLCWLKKVSTTGACRICVVEIEGVALPQTACNTPVKEGINVTTSTPRLEQLRKKTMELMLVNHPLDCPVCDAGGECDLQDTCYKLKVDRNEYGANPDSTPIRYDWPLIENCTTRCILCEKCTKVCHEIVGADAIQIKSCGDRTLIDTPDGGPLDCDFCGNCINACPTGTLLSKPFKFRGRPWAFSVTPSICGFCSSGCQIDYHTKDGRVERVTSSDTGFNKGNLCINGRFGYAAFNSPARLGASLLKDASGNQQTASWDQALGTAAAKLKEIVAASGGSAVAGIGSPRATNEENYLFQKFLRGAVGTNNIDSEARLGYFPAQVIQWEMLGYSGGTKAMDAIEQATAVIVIGADLKGESPGFAYRVIQAATKNDAALVLANSRATSMNKFANAFLQYHPGSEAWFAAGLCKAILAEGLENTTFVAQEASGLDSLKASLDALTFAQIESATGIDEAALREAARYAVKGGRAAVIYGAEVMRSADSGTAVQAVIDLAVLTGAVGTAGAGIFPLDEKNNTQGMLDMGICPEFLPGYLTYANAAAKFGAAWNCSIPVTPGKDLFQIFEGIERGEIKALYVMGSDPLQVMPDRNRVLKALQKLDLLIVQDLFPTETVRLAHVVLPAATAAEKSGSFTTVDNRVQCFLRALAPSGPARTDADILTKLHRLVAPVTTITAPDAESVLNEIDALTGLYSGTCDHGACRIGRTKSRVEFGEKKAALRSLTPAALAESKGFTLSLGPVLYHNGTLTTRSENNLTVAPEAYVEICSADAAKAGIACGDTVTLVSALGSCTLKARISSDVQPGLLFAPAHFREPGLNQLISAGRTASVTLQKA